A single region of the Chelonia mydas isolate rCheMyd1 chromosome 4, rCheMyd1.pri.v2, whole genome shotgun sequence genome encodes:
- the LOC119566085 gene encoding uncharacterized protein LOC119566085, with translation MRLLVLRGGKRGRAHACLFWGGERGAASPIRSSSFPLRRQCETGASGALGRAQWPLEWAVCPSLCGLRSSPQSEGSCRAFDAPACPARDSSLVPAPKGFVCACTQNGRWGRICVRVCKPRAGIPPLSRREGETNPSGARGVVAGMPLPFLFVSLCPGCVSGSVYVQRRRSRFAPRWSRGPLQQELGGFWEWYKKPPVGGQEQGVLPGSSST, from the exons ATGCGCCTTCTAGTGCtgcggggagggaagagaggaagagcgCATGCGTGCCTGttctggggtggggaaagaggcgCCGCTTCGCCAATCAGGAGCTCGTCGTTCCCTCTTCGCAGACAGTGTGAAACTGGAGCTTCCGGTGCATTAGGCAGGGCCCAGTGGCCGCTTGAGTGGGCGGTTTGTCCGTCGCTCTGCGGGCTACGGAGCAGCCCACAGAGCGAAGGGTCTTGCCGGGCCTTCGATGCTCCTGCGTGCCCGGCTCGTGATAGCTCGCTCGTCCCCGCCCCGAAGGGGTTCGTCTGTGCGTGTACACAAAATGGCCGTTGGGGCCGGATCTGCGTTCGTGTTTGCAAACCGCGTGCTGGTATCCCTCCGCTCAGCCGCCGTGAAGGGGAAACAAACCCCAGCGGGGCTAGAGGAGTGGTGGCAGGaatgcccctccccttcctgtttgtgtCCCTGTGTCCGGGGTGTGTTTCCGGGTCCGTGTACGTCCAGCGTAGGCGCAGCAGGTTTGCGCCTCGGTGGAGTCGAG ggcccTTGCAGCAAGAGCTGGGAGGATTCTGGGAATGGTATAAGAAGCCCCCTGTAGGAGGTCAG GAACAGGGGGTGCTACCTGGATCCTCAAGCACTTAG
- the UBE2D3 gene encoding ubiquitin-conjugating enzyme E2 D3 isoform X1, translating into MALKRINKELSDLARDPPAQCSAGPVGDDMFHWQATIMGPNDSPYQGGVFFLTIHFPTDYPFKPPKVAFTTRIYHPNINSNGSICLDILRSQWSPALTISKVLLSICSLLCDPNPDDPLVPEIARIYKTDRDKYNRISREWTQKYAM; encoded by the exons atggcgcTCAAACGCATCAACAAG GAACTTAGTGACTTAGCCCGTGACCCTCCAGCACAGTGTTCTGCAGGTCCAGTTGGAGATGATA TGTTCCATTGGCAAGCCACAATTATGGGACCT AATGACAGTCCATATCAAGGCGGCGTATTCTTCTTGACAATTCACTTTCCTACAGACTACCCTTTCAAACCACCTAAG GTTGCATTTACAACAAGAATCTATCATCCAAATATTAACAGTAATGGCAGCATTTGTCTCGATATTCTAAGATCACAGTGGTCTCCTGCTTTAACTATTTCTAAAG TTCTCTTATCCATTTGTTCACTGTTATGTGATCCAAATCCAGATGACCCCCTAGTGCCAGAGATTGCACGTATCtataaaacagacagagacaA